From the Mesorhizobium koreense genome, the window ATTTTTGCATTGGTTCAAATTTTGTAGTAGGCAGCTCGCGGATCACGGCGAGCATCCTTTCCGTGAATTCGAACGGGAATGGTGCGGAAGAGAGTGCTTCCGCAGCCGGTTGTTGTGTGCCGCAACGGCCGAGCGCGCCGTTCGGCAAAGGGAGGAATATTATGAAGTTCAGAACTCTTCTTGCGTCAGCGGTGGCTCTGGGTGCCTTGGCAGTGTTGCCGGCGCAGGCTCTGGAGCGCGGCGGCAGCATGACCTTCGCCCGCTACGACGACTCTACGCTGATCGACCCGGTTTACGCCGATCGCAATCCCGACATCTGGATGGTGCCCAACCTTTATGACACCTTGCTTCACACAGGGGCGGACGGAAAAACGATCGAGCCGGGCCTGGCGGAAAGCCATGCAGTTGCCCCAGACGGCTTGTCGATTACGTTCAAACTTCGCGCCGACGCCAAGTTCTCCGACGGCACGCCGCTAACCGGCGACGATGTCGTATTCTCCCTCGACAGAGCCAGAGACCCGAAGCTCGGACCATGGGCGGGCCTACTCGGCGCGGTAAAGACGGTTTCGGCCGACGGCAACGTGGTCACGCTCAGCCTTGCGCATCCCGATCCCGCACTGATTTCTATTCTGGCGACATTCAACACGGCGATCGTCTCCAAGGCTGCATTCGCCGCAGCGCCAGGAACCACGGATCAGGAGAAGGCAAAGGCCCTGTTTGCCAAACAGCCCGTATCCTCCGGCCCCTTCGTATTGAAGGAACGTCAGGCCGGCAGCCGCATGGTCTTCGAGCGCAACCCGTACTATTGGCAGCCCGGCGAGGATGGGAAGCCCCTGCCCTACCTCGACCGCATAGAATTCCTGCTTATCCCCGACGACGCCACCCGTATCCTGAAATTGCAGGCCGGCGAGGTGGATGCGGCCGAGTTCATCCCATTTTCCCGCGTTGCTGAACTGAAGGCGGACCCGAACCTGGACATGGAGCTGTTCCCCTCGACGCGGATCATTTACGCGCCGATCAACACCCGCTCGGCCTTCAAGGATGGGACCAAAAATCCCATGGCCGACGTGCGGGTGCGCCAGGCATTGAACTACGCGACGAACAAGGACACCCTTGTCAAACTGGTCACGTTCGGCACCGGCCAGCCGATGACCTCGCTGATGTCGGCAAGCACGCAACTTCACTATGGGGATACTCCGCTCTATCCCTACGATCTGGAAAAAGCCAAAACGCTGCTGAAAGAAGCCGGCCTCGCGCAGGGAACGAAGATCAAGTTCACGACGCTGGCGGGAAGCGCCGACGACGCCACGATGTTCACCGCATTGCAGCAGATGTGGTCGCAGGCGGGTATCGATCTTCAGGTCGAACAAGTGGACGGACCGACACGAAGCGACAAGAACCGCTCCGGCGATTTTCAGATCCACACCTATGGCTGGGTCAATGACGTGAACGATCCCGCACAGGTAACGGGCTGGCTCGGCTACTACCCTTTGCGGCAGGCCGTCGGAACCGGATGGAACAATCCGGAATTCAACAAGCTCTATGAAACGTCGAACACGGAAATCGATCCGAAAAAGCGCGCGGACGAGTACAAACGCATGCAGGAGATCTATGCCGCCGAGGCGCCGCTCCTCTTCCTCTACGAGACGCCCTTCGCTGTAGCGCTGTCAAAGAAGGTGCACGACTACGTGCAGACGCCGCTCGGGGCGAATGAGTTCGCCACCGCCTGGCGCGAAAAATAGTCCTTTTCGCTTCCTCCCTGGACGTGGGGGCGCGATCCGGCGCCCCCATCGCGTAGAGAGCACCATGTCATCTTTGAACTATCTACTGTCGCGCTTGCTGCAGATCGTGCCGACATTCCTGATCGTCATGATCTTCATCTTTGTGCTTGTTCGTTTGCTCCCCGGAGATCCCGCGCTCGCCATGGCCGATGCCAAGGCGACGGACGCGCAGCTTGAGATCGTCCGCCAGTCGTTAGGGCTTGACAAGCCTCTGCCGATCCAATTCGCCATCTTCCTGCGTCATACATTGAGCGGCGATTTGGGGCAGTCGATCCTGATGAAGCAGCCGGTGCTCGATGTCATCATGAGCCGCCTTCCTGCTACTGCGTTCCTGACGATTTACTCTGTCGCATTGGCAATGCTCATTGCCGGTCCCCTCGCCTTCGTCAGCGCGATCAAACATGATCGGCCCGCCGATCTGGCGATCCGCAGCATATTCCAGGTGGGACTTTCCTCTCCCGTATTCTATGTCGGCCTTGTGCTGCTCACGGTTCTTGCCGCCAAGCTGCGATGGTTCCCGGTCGGCGGTTATGGAACGAGTTTCTTCGACCGCCTCTACCATCTTATCCTGCCCGCCCTGACAGTGGCTTTCTATACCAGCGCCATCATTCTGCGAAACCTGCGCGCCTCCCTCATTGAGGTGCTGGACGCGGAGTTCGTTCAATTTGCTCGTGCCAAGGGATTGTCCCCGCGCATCATTCTGACGCGGCATGTCTTGCGCAACGCCTTGATTTCGACCGTCACCCTGCTCGGCCTGTCGATCGGCAACCTCATGAGCGGAACCCTGATTACAGAAACTGTATTTGCCGTGCCAGGTGTCGGACGACTGATGCTGGAAGCGATTTTCGCCCGGGACTACCCACTGATCCAGGGGCTTACGCTGGTCTTCTGCGTCATCGTCTCGATCGTCTTTTTGCTGACAGACATGGTCCAGACCTGGCTCGACCCGAGGCTTCGGCCACGATGAGCACTTCCGTGATCCCTGCTCGCCGCCCGCCTATACTCCTTGTCGTGCTCGAGCGTGCGCTCAAACAGCCCGCGCTCATCGCCGGTGCGTTCATACTGCTGGCGTCGGCGGCGTTGGCGCTCGCTCCTTCCATTTTTGCGCCATACGACCCGCTTGCGTTCGATTTCAACGCGATCCAGCAGGCTCCATCCTGGGCACATCCCTTCGGCACCGACAATTTTGGCCGGGATGTGCTTTCCAGGGTCATCTGGGCGTATCGCGTCGATATGCAAATCGCTATCTTCGCGACATCCTTTGCGCTGCTAATCGGTGTGCTGGTGGGCGGAGCCGTAGGTTACTACGGAGGGCTGGCCGACGCCGTATTCGGACGTTGCGTCGACGCAATCATAACCTTTCCATTCCTTGTGCTGGTCATTGCCATCGTCTCGGTCATGGGACCTGGACTGACCAACATGTACATCGCCATCACCGCGGTGAACTGGGTCTACTACGCACGCCTGATGCGCGCCGAAGTGATGGCGCAGAAAGCCAATGACTACGCGGCAGCGGGGCTGGTCATGGGCTACTCCGATGCCCGGATCATTTTTCGCCACCTGATGCCCAACGCCATCGGGCCCGTGCTGGTTTACTGGATGACCGACATGGCGCTTGCCATCCTGCTCGGCTCCAGCCTCGGCTATCTTGGTCTCGGCGCGCAACCACCAACCGCGGAGTGGGGAGTCCTGATTGCGGAAGGCCGCAATTTCATTGCTTCCGCCTGGTGGATGTCGCTCATGCCGGGCATCGCCATCGTTCTCACCGGTCTCGGGTTCAGCCTTTTTGG encodes:
- a CDS encoding ABC transporter permease, coding for MSSLNYLLSRLLQIVPTFLIVMIFIFVLVRLLPGDPALAMADAKATDAQLEIVRQSLGLDKPLPIQFAIFLRHTLSGDLGQSILMKQPVLDVIMSRLPATAFLTIYSVALAMLIAGPLAFVSAIKHDRPADLAIRSIFQVGLSSPVFYVGLVLLTVLAAKLRWFPVGGYGTSFFDRLYHLILPALTVAFYTSAIILRNLRASLIEVLDAEFVQFARAKGLSPRIILTRHVLRNALISTVTLLGLSIGNLMSGTLITETVFAVPGVGRLMLEAIFARDYPLIQGLTLVFCVIVSIVFLLTDMVQTWLDPRLRPR
- a CDS encoding ABC transporter substrate-binding protein; this encodes MPQRPSAPFGKGRNIMKFRTLLASAVALGALAVLPAQALERGGSMTFARYDDSTLIDPVYADRNPDIWMVPNLYDTLLHTGADGKTIEPGLAESHAVAPDGLSITFKLRADAKFSDGTPLTGDDVVFSLDRARDPKLGPWAGLLGAVKTVSADGNVVTLSLAHPDPALISILATFNTAIVSKAAFAAAPGTTDQEKAKALFAKQPVSSGPFVLKERQAGSRMVFERNPYYWQPGEDGKPLPYLDRIEFLLIPDDATRILKLQAGEVDAAEFIPFSRVAELKADPNLDMELFPSTRIIYAPINTRSAFKDGTKNPMADVRVRQALNYATNKDTLVKLVTFGTGQPMTSLMSASTQLHYGDTPLYPYDLEKAKTLLKEAGLAQGTKIKFTTLAGSADDATMFTALQQMWSQAGIDLQVEQVDGPTRSDKNRSGDFQIHTYGWVNDVNDPAQVTGWLGYYPLRQAVGTGWNNPEFNKLYETSNTEIDPKKRADEYKRMQEIYAAEAPLLFLYETPFAVALSKKVHDYVQTPLGANEFATAWREK
- a CDS encoding ABC transporter permease, which produces MLERALKQPALIAGAFILLASAALALAPSIFAPYDPLAFDFNAIQQAPSWAHPFGTDNFGRDVLSRVIWAYRVDMQIAIFATSFALLIGVLVGGAVGYYGGLADAVFGRCVDAIITFPFLVLVIAIVSVMGPGLTNMYIAITAVNWVYYARLMRAEVMAQKANDYAAAGLVMGYSDARIIFRHLMPNAIGPVLVYWMTDMALAILLGSSLGYLGLGAQPPTAEWGVLIAEGRNFIASAWWMSLMPGIAIVLTGLGFSLFGDSLTEVLRPRGR